In a single window of the Actinomycetota bacterium genome:
- a CDS encoding FAD-dependent oxidoreductase: MTSLRRVVVVGASAAGLTAVETLRREGYEGEVVVVGDETAHPYDRPPLSKQVLAGAWEADRVVLRKDDVIERLDARWVLGTRATGADIQAQQVTLSDGTTLGYDGLVIATGVGPRLLDSGHDLAGVHILRTLDHALALRAELRAAKALVVVGAGFLGAEVASVARDLGLTVTMVDPLEAPMVRQFGPVVGNFLADQHRARGVDVRCSTGVVGLEGRDGKVARVVLTDGTAVDADVVLVAIGSIPAVDWLADSGLSIVNGVECDEFCQAAPGVVAAGDVASWEHPQLGRLRVEHRMNATEQGMAAAKTLLGKGQPFAPVPYFWSDQYDLKLQAYGLPGSHADFQVVTGDPAAGKFAALYSVAGTTIAALSCNLPREARMLRQHVIASQPVDEVVAEIRQAAVAG; this comes from the coding sequence CGACGAGACCGCCCACCCGTATGACCGGCCGCCGCTGTCCAAGCAGGTCCTGGCCGGGGCGTGGGAAGCGGATCGCGTCGTGCTGCGCAAGGACGACGTCATCGAGCGGCTGGACGCCCGATGGGTGCTCGGTACCCGGGCGACGGGTGCGGACATTCAGGCACAGCAGGTCACGCTGTCGGACGGCACCACGCTCGGCTACGACGGCCTCGTCATCGCCACGGGCGTCGGGCCCCGGCTGCTGGACTCCGGCCACGACCTGGCCGGAGTCCACATCCTGCGGACCCTCGACCATGCGCTGGCGCTTCGTGCCGAGCTGCGCGCGGCGAAGGCGCTCGTGGTCGTGGGAGCCGGCTTCCTGGGTGCCGAGGTCGCCTCGGTCGCGCGCGACCTGGGCCTGACCGTCACGATGGTGGATCCGCTCGAGGCTCCCATGGTGCGCCAGTTCGGCCCCGTCGTCGGCAACTTCCTCGCCGACCAGCACCGCGCGCGGGGGGTCGACGTGCGGTGCTCCACCGGTGTGGTCGGCTTGGAGGGCCGCGACGGCAAGGTCGCCCGGGTGGTGCTCACCGACGGTACGGCGGTCGACGCCGACGTCGTCCTGGTCGCCATCGGTTCGATCCCCGCGGTCGACTGGCTGGCCGACAGCGGGCTGTCCATCGTCAACGGCGTGGAGTGCGACGAGTTCTGCCAGGCGGCTCCCGGTGTGGTGGCCGCTGGTGATGTCGCATCCTGGGAACACCCGCAACTCGGGCGACTGCGGGTGGAGCACCGGATGAACGCGACCGAGCAGGGGATGGCAGCGGCCAAGACGCTGCTCGGCAAGGGACAGCCGTTCGCGCCGGTGCCGTACTTCTGGTCCGACCAGTACGACCTGAAACTGCAGGCCTACGGCTTGCCGGGCAGCCATGCCGATTTCCAGGTCGTCACCGGCGATCCGGCAGCAGGCAAGTTCGCTGCGCTGTACTCGGTGGCCGGGACCACGATCGCGGCGCTGAGTTGCAACCTGCCTCGCGAGGCGCGGATGCTGCGGCAGCATGTGATCGCGTCGCAGCCGGTGGACGAGGTCGTCGCCGAGATCCGGCAGGCCGCCGTCGCCGGCTAG